The Phocoena sinus isolate mPhoSin1 chromosome 8, mPhoSin1.pri, whole genome shotgun sequence nucleotide sequence CTGCCTCAAGCTGGCCTGTGTCTCTGCCCCCTGAGGGCTTGTGCCAGTGCCCCACAGCTCCCCTGGGCTGCCCTGGCAGCGGAAGtcaccctctgcccagcccctgggGCCTGGCTGTTCCCTGAGACTATGAGCGCTCACAGGGCCAGTGAGCGAgatggcctcagtttctccaagcCTGCCTGGGCCTGGACCCCTGTCCAGCCCACATCAATCCCTGCCTGACACACTTCAGCCTGGGCCAGCCCAGACCTGCCCCCCCAGTCCTCGCTGGAATCTGCCGTCCCACCCACCTCCTCATACAGAGACATGCCACGTGCTGTGTCCAAGCTCTTGGGCCTCTTGGTCTGAAAGAGCAGAGAGCCCGGTCCCCTTGGCTGCACACTGCCCAGGTCTCCCTCCCTGCATGCCCCACCCTGTGCACCAGCCCACTCACCAGCCTTCGCCTCTCCAGACACACATCGAAGCTCCTGGCTTGGTTGGGCACCAGCTTCCCCAGGGGCACCCGCAGCTCCCGCAGCGAGGCGCCCACCGCCGTTGCTGCAGCTGTGGGTCCTCCCAGACGCACAGCCTGGTGGCCACGCAGGTCAGACCTGGCCAGGCAAGCCCTCACCCCCCACCTCGGCCCTGCCCCCTTGTGGCCCAGGCCCTATCCTCACCACAGGGTGTTGCGCCGGGTGTCCTGGAGGGTGAAGCCATGAGTGCCTCCTCCCAGACAGGCCCCCTTGTGCCCCGAACCATGCGTGTCCGCAGCTGGCTGGCCTGGGGGCTGAGCAGGGAGGGTCAGAGCCTTGTCgggccccagggccccagccTGGTCCCCCTCCCTCATATAGCCTCTAGTTACACATCCCAGCAACAGGGGGCTCCCTGTCTGAGGTCGAGGCCTTGGGGAAGAGGGGCATGGCAGGCCAGGTGGGTGCTCCAGGCTGGCTGTGCGGCCAAGGGACAGCAGTAGGGGCCTGTGTCTCACCCTCACCTTGCTGGCCCCAGGCAGCAGGTTGGCTTTGACATAGGTGTCCACGGAGCCCGAGGCCGGTGGCTTGAGGCCCTGGGAAGAGACAGTGGATGTGGGACAGGCCCAGGGCCCACACCTGGGACCCAGGGATGCCGCCCCATCCTCACCTTGGCACGGTGAGCTGTGCAGTGCAGTGTGCTATTGTCTGTGTCAAAAagaagcatggggcttccctggtggcgcagtggttgagagtccacctgccaatgcaggggacacgggttcgtgccccagtccgggaagatcccacatgctgcggagcggctgggcccgtgagccatggccgctgagcctgcgcgtccggagcctgtgctccgcaacgggagaggccacagcagtgagaggcctgcgtactgcaaaaaaaaaaaaaaaaaaaaaaaagaagcgtgAACTCAAGGATGCCGAGGGTAGCTAAGGGCCGGTGGCTGGCAGGTCAGCTTCTACATCAACCTCCGCCCCAGCGCCATGcctcctgccccgcccctccccaggtCGGAAGCCTGGGGATGCCCCAGACCCCATCCTGGGTGGGCTGGGCCCAGAGGGTCCCCCTTGTCCCCTGCGCCCACTCACTGCTGTTGTCTGAGTCTCCCTCTGGCTCTGGGTCCGGCTGGGACTGGGATGCAGAGTGAATGGTGGGGGGGTCACTGGAGGGTGTAGGTCTCAGGTGTGCAGGGTGGGCTCAGCAAAGGGGTAGAAGTGCGGGAAGTAGTCGGAAATGAGGTGGATGGGCCGGATGGGGCCCAGGCTCACGTCAATAGCCACGTGTTCCTGCACGCTCACCCGCCCCCGGCCCGCCGTGCCTGCCATGGGGGCCTGGACATGGAGGCGGCACTCAGAGGAGCCCCTGAGCACCGGAGATGAGGGCACCGCATCAGGCCAACCAGACAGGGCGAGGAGGCATCACTGAGGGTgttggcggggggcagggggggtcCTGGGCAGCAGCTGAGACCTGAGGACAGAGCGCAAGGTCAAGGTCGGCAGGGTGGGGGCCTCCAGCCGGGAGGGGGACCCCGTGGGCTGGCAGGTAGGCCGGCTGGGCTACTTACCGCTCTGAGAGCTCCTCCGTCTGGTTTGGGTCGCTGGGTGCTGGGTGTGCGCCTGACGGAGGTGACCCAGAGAGCCAGAGTGTGGCCCGGGGGACGGGGGAAGGGGTGGGACTCAGACGCTTCTCTGGGGCCCAGGAGACCAGCAGctccctgccctccaccccaAGGGCCCCTTCCCTAGTGCTGGggcccagcctccctccttctccctcaacCCTCCCCAATTCACACACAGCCGGAGAGTTATTTTTATGGCCATCACGTGGCCCTGCTCCCAGGTGAGGCTGGAGGGCCAGAGGTGATACAAGGGGTTTGAGGGGCAATGGGAGGGgagtgtggggaggaaggggtagGGGAGAcagaggggtgtggggaggcatgtgggaagggggaggggtgtggagggcaggctagggggaggggagatgggcgGGCGGGGAGGGCTCTGCAGAGACGGGGTGGGGGTGCCACGGCAACCTGGTCCCCTTGGAGCTCAAGCTTCTTAACACCTGAATCCGATCACTTCggcacctccctccccctctgccagCCTGGAATAAAATCCTACTCCATCACTGAGGCTGGTCCCCTTGGCCGCTCACTGGGGCCACGAGTGCTGGGCCCCTCCCCCCATGTCCCCACGGCCCCTCTTGGTTTCCTAGAACACCCCAAGCTGTGTGCACATGCTGCTCCTTGGGCCCCGACTTTCCTCCCTTGCCCTTTGACCTGGCCTGCTCCCGCTTACCTATGGTCTCAAGGTCACTCTCTGCAGGGGAACGTGGCTGCCTTTACCTGCTCAACCTTCCCTGTCTTTCCCCAGAGGTCCTTTGGGGGCCACACCTTCGCTACTCTCACTCTAGGAGGTTCACCCTGCTCCCCAGGCCTGTGCCCCAGACCCTGCCAATCAATGAATTCCAAATCCAGCAGCCACGTGACAGGTTCAGGGAAGGGCATGTGACCCGAAGCAGGCCAATAAAGTACAATTCTGGGATAGACTGGCCCAGAAAGAGAAGCTGTTTTCTGTTGATGGGATGCTGGTACCGTGCCATCCTAGAGCTGTTGCCCTCTCCTCACCTCTCACCCCTGTGGAGTAGAGAATGCTCCTGAGAGTGAGGCCAATACAGTGGAAAGAAGAGTCCCTGAGCTCCTGGATCCAGCTATACCTGAAGCTGGTATATCTCTAGAGTTTGTAATCACCATTCTTCCTTTGGCAGAGTCAGCTAGTGGGTGGGGTTTTCTATCACTTGTCCTGCCTAATACTGCCCAGTCCACCGTGTCAAGGTTAGACTGCCCACCCCTTCAACTCTTTCACAGAGATTTACATGATTGATACATAATTCCATTACATATCTGTGAGTAATTAATGTACAATCACATGATTATCTGTGTGACCTGGTCTCAGATCTCCCACAGACTGAGCACCCCCAGAGGGCAGAGTAGCATCTGGCCGGTGCACAGATGGGACCCCagcatagcacctggcacatggtgggaGTGTGGCATGGTAGAGGTTTGCAGTAGCAGGCAGGGCTCCTTTCTGGATGCCTACTGCCCAGCACATGGTCAGCCAGGCACAGAAGATGGAACAGGAGCTCGTACAGGGTAGTGGCTAGGAGTTTGGTCTCTGGAGTCAGAGAGGGCCTGGTTCAAATCCCAAACtgggatgaccttgggcaaggtgtctaccctccctgagcctcagtctcacCAGCCAGGGAGAGCGTTGGCCCCATCTCACAGGGTTGTGGTGagagtgaaatgagaaaaaagactccaggcacctggcacacagtgagtggGCACAGCAGGTAACAGTGTGATTATCCAGAGGCACCCTAGCCAGGAGGCCAGCTGTCCCATGGGGTCTGCCCAAGGTCAGGGCTCCAGTGCAGAAGGTGCAGTCGCCACGGAATTGGCAAAGGCTCTTTATTCAGTCCTGGAGTGGAGCTGGCATGGCAGGGCAAAGGCAGGGGCTGCTCAGGGCCAGGTCATCAGCCCCTGGGCAGCTCAGGGCTGGCCAGGCAGGGATGGTAGACGCCAGGTGCCAGCAGCTGCAGGGTGAACTCAGTGATGACGGCCGTGAGCCCCCAGATCCGGTGTGGCCCGTGCAGGAAGACAGGCAGTGTGTAGCGGAAGTGGCCACCATGGCAGAAGTGGGTATAGCCCTGGTTCTGTTCCTGCAGCAGATGGGCCAGGGGCAGTGCAAACACTTCATCCACCTGTGGGCAGGAGGCAGCGAGAGGGTAGACAGAGCACTGGCCACTGCAGCCTCCGCCCATCCGGACGGCCCAGACTCCACCCCTAGCATCTCCCCACTCACCTCATCGGGGTTGGGCCTGAGGCTCTGGGGATCCAGTGGGCCCACGCCGGCCAGCACTGGCACCACAGTGGTCTTTtgctgaggcaggaggagggcaggCAGTCAGGGGAGGCACGCCCTCGACAGGGctttggggctggggcagggagcctGAGAGAAAGACTCCAGGGGCCTTTAGCAGTGCAGGCCAGGTCCACCCGGCCCTTGGCCTTGGACTCGCTCCAGCCACGCTGACTGACTCAGGCCCCCCAAACACACTCGACCCATTCAGGCCTCTGGGCCTTcgcttttccttatttttactaCCCTAAAATCTCCCAGTGGTCATTCAGTCCCTGCCTACCCTGCAAAGCCCTCCCCAACCTTTGTCCACGGAGCAGAGCAGAGCTGATTCACCCCGGAGCCACCTCCACCCCAGGACCTGAGCCTCAGTATCCCTCGTGAAAGGGGATAAAATACCCCTGACCCCTTCCTGACGGGCTGTGTGAGGATGGAACACAACTGCCAGGCAGGTGTCCCCACCGTACTCCATGACTGCCACAGTCCATGACCACCCTCCTTGTCCCTGGGGTCCCTGCTCCTAGCCCAGGGCAAGCAGAGGGGCTGATTGGGGCAAGGGCCGGTGGTGGTTTCAGGGCCTGGCGGGCATACCTGGTCGTGCACGGGCCTCAGGACTCCCCACACGTGCTCCTCAGGCACAACCAGGCCCACCTCCTCGCGGGTCTCCCTCAGGGCCGTGTGCACCACGTCGCGGTCAGCGGGGTCACACTTGCCACCTGGGAAACTGAACAGGCACAGGGAGCCTGGTTCTCGGGCTGCTGGGGccgtggaggggtgggggtggaggctgTGGCAGTGACCCACCTAAATAACGTCTCCGCCCCTAGTTTGCAGAGGGGGCTAGGCAAGCCACACGACCGCTCCAGGCCCAGTTTACTTCCCTGAACAACGGGAGTAAGGGAGAGAGGCCCTGGGGCTCAGACAGGCAAACTCTGCTTATGGTGGCCCCAGAGGCGCTGACATTGACTCTAGGGTGTCCCCAATTCccgccgggggcggggccagggcggGAAGCCAGGTAACCCCGCCCCGCGCGCTTCCTCGGCTCGGGGACACGAATCTCCCAGTAGTCGCTGGAACGGGGCGGAGTCCTGCCTTTCTGGAGGGGGACACAGATCTGAACGAGGTGTCGAGCGATCCGCGCGGCGCCCGGGCAGGACCACCTGCGGCGCCAGATTCGGGGCGGAGGGACGTGGGTTGCTGACTCCCGCCATAGCCCTCTGCCTGACGGGCTCTCAGACCCAGACCCATTCTACAGAGGCGGAAACCGAGGCTCGGAAAGGCTAAGTGCCTTGCCCACAACCCTGTGGTCTCCGGGTTCAGCGGCCTCTTCCTAGAAGGGAGAGGAGTTCCCGGCCGGTGTACCTGACGTCACCCTTGTGCCTCCCGGGCAGGCGGCTGGACCGCAGCGTGTAGAGCAGCGCCGGGACCCCACGCAACGAGCACAGCGGCACGAGAACCGCGGCCGCCGCAGGTCGCGCGCGGAGCCGGGCCGTGGCCCCCGCCAGCAACCGCCGGCAGCGCCGCTCGCCCTCCGCCGACAGGCAGTCGGGCAGCATGTCCGGCCCAGCGCGGCCGGGAAACCGAGGTCACCGGGCAGAGCGCACACTCCAGGGTGTCTCGGGAATCTGGGGGGCGGGCCGTGGGAGGAGTCTGCCCGCAGGGTGGGGCTCCGTAGCGGCAGCGGCCTTGCCCACGGGGCGGAGCCCGATTAAGGGGCGGGCCCAGGCCGGGAAGGGGCCTCTCCGCGAATTGTGGGGCGTGGCCAAGGGGCGTCACCAGATAGCCTGGACTTCCGGTAGAGGGGCGGGCTTGGGGCGGGCTTGGGGCGGGCTTGGGGCGGGCTTGGGGCGGGCTTGGGGCGGGGCGGAGCTGGCGTGGATGGTCTGGAGAGTGTCCCCTTACGAACGCCTAGAGCAGCTGGCGTCGCGCCTGGCCCGGCGACTGGGCACGGCCGTGCTGACCGCGGGGTTCGCGAGTCGGGGTGTCTGGCTGTTAAGGCCCCGCCGGGACCCGCGTTTCTCCGCGCCCGCGGGGGTCCGGGACCTCAGAGGAAGTGCTCCAGGATGTTCGGGGTTGGCGTTTAGGGAGTCTACGGGGCAGAGACGCCTGGGGCCGCGGGAGGAGTGCCCGGCCCTACCCACCCTCCGGGCCCTCTCTCCTGGTTCCACTGGGTGGCACGCGCCGCGCCCTCTCGCTCCAAGGGTCCCACTCCAGTCCCCGGCCTTCTCCCTGCTTTTCCCGCCGCCGCCGGTAGCTCGTCTCTCCTCCCAACCCCCGTCCTCCGCAATTTCTACTCTTATAGGTGTTggtttaaatgtcactttctctaGAAGCTCTCCTACCTGGAGTGTTGATCGGATTCTCAAACTCCTCCCGCCACCCTCACCTTGATCCCTGTGGTCACTGCCTGTGGTGTTGTGCACCCCTCGGCCAGCCTCTGGCCCCTCGAGGACTACACACCCCAGCCACGCACTTAGCACCTAAACGTGGAATGGCAGGTGTCCCATGTTTTGCTTCGACTTTGAACGGGTGCTTCCCTGAGTTGCAATTTCAGTCCTCATCTGGGCACACGAGGCAGAGGGCAGGAACGCAGCCTCCTTCACAGCCCTGCCACTCAGCATGTGTCGCCACCTTTACCATCACTCTGTGCTCCCAGGGATGCCAGCAGCACTGGGCAGAGCTTTGCGATGTCTGCAGCCCAGACTCTGGGGTGTGGGCATTCCTGAGGCCCTCCGCCTTGGCCTCCAAGGACAGAAGTGCAGCTGACCACCCATTCCAAACAGTTTAATGTTGCAGGGAAGAGAGAGGTAAAGCAGGGTTTGGAGGAGTCACTTCCAAGGCAGAAGGGGGCAGGTTGGGAGGTAGGGGCTCTGGTTCCAAGCCTGACACCATTCCCAGCTTTGCTGGAACTCTGGGCAGGTAGCTTTCCTCTCTGGCTTCCACCTGCCCTGCTTTCCTTGTGAGGGGAGGATGTCTCTGCAGAGTTGAGGCTGAAGAGGGGGGCCTCCAGGGTAAGAGGACTCTGTCCACAGGACCCTACCATCACTGTGGGTCCTGGCCAGACCCCAGGCGCACTGCAGTGCGGGAGAGGAGCCCCAGTCCAGCTGGGAAGGGGAGGCTCCCCGATCCCTGTCAGCCTGGATATTGGGTAGGGGGTATGGTGTCGGTCGGGCCCTTGGGATTCGGAGGGGGCTTGAGGCTCCAGGGTACAGGCCCTGGTAGGTGAGGGGCGGGTAGGTGGCTGAGGCCAGCAGAGCCTTGGGAGCCAGCAGCTGATGGTGGAGCCTGGCAGGGGTCCTGGAGGTGAAGGCTGGAGCTTTGTTGGGGTCTGAGGGAGGAAATGGTGTGAGTGGGCCCCAGACCCCCCCTCACACCTTCAGCCTTCCCGTCCcgttccctgcccctcccaccccaagttGCCCGCCACTTAGCCTTTGtgcttgctcttccctctgcctgaaatttctcccccaccttctccctctGTCCAAACCCTTCCCAGTCCTCCAAGGCCCAGCTCGGgaaccacctcctccaggaagtcccccCGACGCCCCTGCCCCTGCTCTCAGCACCTCGTCCCGGCACCgttctctctgcctccccctctcTGTACACACAGATGACCAGGGAGCTTGCTGAGCATGCGGAAGCCCCTTCCTGGGGGCCCCGTGGCCCCGTCCACTACGCAGGCTCTGGTCCCACTGTGTCTGTGGGCCTGGGGCCTGACCTTTCTCCTGCTCTGTGGAGCCCTTCGGCAGGCAGGGGCGGAGGCTGCTGCGACTCCGGGTCCGGACGCTGAGCAGGGGCCGTGGAGATATAGGCCTGAAGGTGGGGCAAGCAGGAATGAGGCAGGGGGTCAAGATGGAGAACCCAGGCCAAGGGTCATGGTCAGAGTCAGACAGTGGGACCCCGGGACAAGCCAGTGGGCGTGACCCTGAAGGAAGGGTCGGAGGCCTTAGGAGATGC carries:
- the LOC116758710 gene encoding LOW QUALITY PROTEIN: double C2-like domain-containing protein gamma (The sequence of the model RefSeq protein was modified relative to this genomic sequence to represent the inferred CDS: inserted 2 bases in 2 codons; deleted 2 bases in 1 codon; substituted 1 base at 1 genomic stop codon), which gives rise to MAGTAGRGRVSVQEHVAIDVSLGPIRPIHLISDYFPHFYPFAEPTLHTXDLHPPVTPPIHSASQSQPDPEPEGDSDNSTTLGILEFTPMLLFDTDNSTLHCTAHRAKGLKPPASGSVDTYVKANLLPGASKASQLRTRMVRGTRGPVWEEAXHGFTLQDTRRNTLWLCVWEDPQLQQRRWAPXLRELRVPLGKLVPNQARSFDVCLERRRLTKRPKSLDTARGMSLYEEEVEAEVAGEERGRLLLSLCYSSQRGSLLVGVLRCAHLAPMDANGYSDPFVRLYLHPNGGKKSKYKTEFRPGTQGCLPPAFLPPSLQEFFCTGPREELAQKTLLVSVWDYDLGTADDFTGGVQLSSQASGEHQQHWRKWLGRTDHQLKPWHPLDGTCLQLSE
- the NUDT8 gene encoding nucleoside diphosphate-linked moiety X motif 8; protein product: MLPDCLSAEGERRCRRLLAGATARLRARPAAAAVLVPLCSLRGVPALLYTLRSSRLPGRHKGDVSFPGGKCDPADRDVVHTALRETREEVGLVVPEEHVWGVLRPVHDQQKTTVVPVLAGVGPLDPQSLRPNPDEVDEVFALPLAHLLQEQNQGYTHFCHGGHFRYTLPVFLHGPHRIWGLTAVITEFTLQLLAPGVYHPCLASPELPRG